In Bacteroidia bacterium, a genomic segment contains:
- a CDS encoding thioredoxin-like domain-containing protein, which translates to MTKKNILRLMVLITIYVFSGPAFSQNGYKIEVAVSGFSGNEAYLAYYYGDKQYIKDTAAAQNGSFVFEGPEALDGGIYLIVLPPKNSYFEIIIDKDQKFKLATDTVDYVKHMKVSGSEENDYFYKDIQFLAVKRVRANEINASLKDPGIGAVEAKKLNDELSGIDGEVKAFRKKFMQEHPDLFYVKVLESMEEPVIPEAPKDENGKTLDSLFAYKYYRAHYFDHLDLKDDRMLRTPILHNKVEQYMERLVPKHPDSINIALDYIIDKSRGSEDIFQYLVVNQLNKYAGSKIMGMDGVYVHLVEKYYMSGEAWWADEETIKKMEERALALSPNLVGRPAPNFRAQDSNGNYRDLYGVEAEFTLLYFWDYDCGHCKKITPKLAEAYKRYKDHDVALFAVSINGDVEVWKKKLQEYGLQDAINVQDHYRRSGFDKMYDIRSTPRLFILDENKKIIAKQISVSQMEEILSTELGLPMPEKTHEDESEGEE; encoded by the coding sequence ATGACTAAGAAGAATATTCTCCGGTTAATGGTTCTGATAACCATCTATGTATTTTCCGGTCCGGCATTTTCTCAGAATGGGTATAAAATAGAAGTCGCTGTTTCCGGATTTTCGGGCAATGAGGCATATCTCGCTTATTATTATGGCGATAAACAGTATATCAAGGATACTGCGGCAGCTCAGAACGGAAGTTTTGTTTTTGAAGGTCCAGAGGCATTGGATGGTGGGATTTATCTCATTGTACTCCCTCCCAAAAACTCCTATTTTGAGATAATTATAGATAAAGACCAGAAATTCAAACTGGCTACTGATACCGTTGATTATGTGAAGCATATGAAGGTATCGGGTTCGGAAGAAAATGACTATTTCTACAAGGATATTCAGTTTCTGGCGGTAAAACGCGTTCGCGCCAATGAGATCAATGCCAGCCTCAAAGATCCGGGTATCGGGGCTGTGGAAGCAAAAAAACTCAACGATGAACTTTCCGGGATTGATGGAGAGGTAAAGGCCTTCCGCAAAAAATTTATGCAGGAACATCCGGACCTTTTTTATGTGAAAGTGCTGGAAAGTATGGAAGAACCCGTTATTCCGGAAGCACCCAAAGATGAAAATGGTAAAACACTGGATTCGCTGTTTGCTTACAAATACTACCGTGCGCACTACTTCGATCATCTCGACCTGAAGGATGACCGCATGCTTCGCACACCGATTCTTCACAACAAGGTGGAGCAATATATGGAAAGACTGGTTCCCAAACACCCGGACTCAATCAATATCGCATTGGATTATATTATTGACAAGTCCCGGGGCAGTGAGGATATTTTTCAGTATCTGGTGGTCAATCAGCTGAATAAGTACGCAGGGTCCAAGATCATGGGAATGGATGGCGTTTATGTGCATCTGGTGGAAAAATACTATATGTCGGGCGAAGCCTGGTGGGCAGATGAAGAAACCATTAAAAAGATGGAAGAACGCGCCCTAGCACTCAGTCCCAATCTGGTGGGACGGCCTGCTCCCAATTTTCGTGCACAGGATTCTAACGGAAATTACAGGGATTTGTACGGTGTTGAGGCCGAATTTACCCTGCTGTATTTCTGGGACTATGATTGTGGGCATTGTAAAAAAATCACCCCTAAACTTGCGGAAGCATACAAACGCTACAAAGATCACGACGTAGCCCTGTTTGCCGTAAGTATAAACGGTGATGTTGAGGTATGGAAGAAAAAACTACAGGAGTACGGGCTTCAGGATGCTATTAATGTACAGGATCATTACCGCCGCTCGGGTTTTGACAAAATGTACGATATTCGCAGCACCCCAAGGCTGTTTATTTTGGATGAAAATAAAAAAATCATCGCCAAACAGATTTCTGTATCCCAAATGGAGGAAATTTTAAGCACCGAACTGGGGCTTCCTATGCCAGAAAAAACACATGAAGACGAATCAGAAGGCGAAGAATAG
- the ispE gene encoding 4-(cytidine 5'-diphospho)-2-C-methyl-D-erythritol kinase, with protein MTNTISLSPNAKINLGLFIKGKRNDGYHLLETLLFPVPSLHDTLTLSETDTPGCSLSVSGIVLDSGITDNLCYKAWKLIQTRFPDLPGVHLQLQKNIPAGAGLGGGSSDAAATLKGLNQLFKLGLSDHMLAEIAGNLGADVPFFIFNQPLLAKGIGTELTPVNLTLPYRLELITTDIHSSTIAAYKALDYRQFDPNRDLMATLQLPVSQWPELLVNDLEVPVFAMYPRLKEIKENLYQQGAVYAAMSGSGSAVFGLFPL; from the coding sequence ATGACAAATACCATTTCGCTTTCTCCCAACGCAAAAATCAATCTTGGGCTGTTTATCAAGGGTAAACGTAATGATGGCTATCATTTATTGGAAACCCTTCTTTTTCCGGTTCCCTCCCTTCACGATACCCTTACCCTTTCGGAAACCGACACACCCGGCTGTTCGCTTTCTGTGAGCGGCATTGTGCTCGATAGTGGAATAACAGATAATCTTTGTTATAAGGCCTGGAAATTGATTCAGACGCGTTTTCCCGATCTGCCGGGCGTACATCTGCAATTGCAAAAAAACATCCCCGCAGGGGCAGGCCTCGGCGGTGGCTCCTCCGATGCGGCAGCAACCCTTAAAGGCCTCAATCAACTCTTTAAGCTGGGACTTTCTGATCATATGCTGGCTGAAATCGCCGGAAACCTCGGGGCAGATGTGCCCTTTTTTATTTTTAACCAACCGCTGCTCGCCAAAGGTATTGGTACAGAACTTACCCCGGTCAACCTGACACTTCCTTACCGGCTGGAACTGATTACCACGGATATCCATTCTTCCACCATCGCAGCATATAAAGCGCTGGATTACCGGCAGTTTGACCCCAACCGAGATCTGATGGCTACGCTTCAGTTGCCCGTAAGTCAGTGGCCCGAATTACTGGTAAATGATCTGGAAGTACCGGTATTTGCCATGTATCCCCGATTGAAAGAAATAAAGGAAAATCTCTATCAGCAGGGAGCCGTGTATGCAGCTATGTCTGGCAGCGGGAGTGCAGTTTTTGGCTTGTTTCCCCTTTAG